One region of Termitidicoccus mucosus genomic DNA includes:
- a CDS encoding anaerobic ribonucleoside-triphosphate reductase activating protein — MRIGGYVPCSLGDFPGHIAAVIFTQGCNWRCPWCHNPALVYPKNFTAPLPEADILARLATRRGRLDGAVITGGEPTLHADLPDFIRRIRALGYRIKLDTNGSRPAVVRALLAARLIDYVAMDLKAPWPRYDEAAGVAVDIAALKETIALLRESGTPHQLRTTRWPSLTEADTPALAAIAQGSPHIWQTYRQP, encoded by the coding sequence ATGCGCATCGGCGGCTACGTCCCCTGCTCCCTGGGTGATTTTCCCGGACACATCGCCGCGGTCATTTTCACCCAAGGCTGCAACTGGCGCTGCCCCTGGTGCCACAATCCCGCGCTCGTTTATCCCAAAAATTTCACCGCGCCGCTTCCCGAGGCCGACATCCTCGCCCGCCTCGCCACGCGCCGCGGCCGGCTCGACGGCGCCGTCATCACCGGCGGCGAGCCCACGCTTCACGCCGATCTCCCCGATTTTATCCGCCGCATCCGCGCCCTCGGTTATCGCATCAAACTCGACACCAACGGCAGCCGCCCCGCCGTTGTCCGCGCGCTCCTCGCCGCGCGCCTCATCGACTACGTCGCGATGGACCTCAAGGCCCCGTGGCCCCGCTACGACGAGGCCGCCGGCGTGGCCGTGGACATTGCCGCCCTCAAGGAAACCATCGCCCTTCTCCGCGAGTCAGGCACGCCGCACCAACTCCGCACCACGCGCTGGCCCAGCCTGACAGAAGCCGACACGCCCGCCCTCGCCGCCATCGCGCAAGGCTCGCCCCACATCTGGCAAACCTACCGCCAACCCTGA
- the nikR gene encoding nickel-responsive transcriptional regulator NikR: protein MPKHDKIARFSVSLPESLLDELDAMVERRGYQSRSQAVAALARDGLVEYASQLGTESVAGTINLVYDYKKKGLQAKLAAIQHNYYLLIVANMHVHLENHNYLEVLLVQGRASELQKLADELITCRGVKNGRISLTATTIPPLL, encoded by the coding sequence ATGCCAAAACACGACAAAATCGCCCGCTTCAGTGTTTCGCTCCCGGAAAGTCTGCTCGACGAACTCGACGCCATGGTGGAGCGCAGGGGCTACCAAAGCCGCTCCCAGGCGGTGGCCGCGCTCGCGCGCGACGGGCTGGTCGAATACGCCTCCCAGCTCGGCACGGAATCGGTCGCGGGCACGATCAATCTGGTTTACGACTACAAGAAAAAAGGTCTCCAGGCCAAGCTGGCCGCGATCCAGCACAACTATTATCTGCTGATCGTTGCCAACATGCATGTCCATTTGGAGAATCACAATTATCTCGAGGTGCTGCTTGTCCAGGGGCGGGCCAGCGAATTGCAAAAGCTCGCCGATGAATTGATCACCTGCCGGGGCGTGAAAAACGGCCGCATCAGCCTCACCGCCACCACCATTCCGCCGTTGTTGTAG
- a CDS encoding TonB-dependent siderophore receptor: MKTASPESCTRHVRFFALTAALLSAALPWPVAFAQATGNLPVADEEPILLDRFVVSTEKDTGYIANSTLGGTRTNTALKDLANPLDIFTPELMSDLGVQDIQDLTAFANGVETNANGDHNSDGQEREVWNYNYMQIRGFKVGTLTRNFMALNAQFEAYNSERVEFSKGPNAILSGIGDPGGSVNYGTKTPKLHRSAYSFAYRTDDLGSQRLSMDVNQVLIKNKLGLRLNAMWEDEDFYRHPAYEKQNAWHLTAQYRPTRKTVIDVGHERRRSDRASPRGVFPTDLVSQWVAAGRPGVTTAIPASGNNIMVNGGTTTVTAASQGMAIWGTTWLLDSDGVVRNGTRTAHGVALPVNASNRDTVSSGYDYPRDVVISGPNGINDSDWDITELRVSQVITKNLQVELAYGHSKNHVRQGNSANRNLDIDTNNWAGENAHFGQMYVQTQPFWIDREFKIDHFRASASYELDLGKWFGKHQLAAVIENNENEEWENNGRLVVGSAPGFVMPATGYQNTATYFWIRDYMDPASGRWSQRDLRDLYYSDGFTIDGVTAKYAARDSYAFYRKRTERDTVLGVLQSRWFGDRVITTIGIRKDWEKLYVGATYQNTDPLVADVGIFRPGASNIGQSHPRFAPYLTPPTRNSGYSRNYGVVVHVTDWLSFTGNYTTNMSLSSESRDMYGKYLSPADGESMDFGVRLNLLDNRLHLNFVKYETSQIGYPTNGSNVNSPFSNMKEIEELLVYNNIPGFTDSLVGVFTTTERVAKGEELTIVGNITRNWTMRLAASRSVNVQSNIAPDVRAYYAAHMPLYKAQNPALVASNGDTLATRISEAENSFALMNAREGTENWPSSEYNVRLTAKYSFSRPSFLKGLSIGGNIRWASAPVIGYYKTTDSAGTAYRDTSRACKGDETYFTDLFVSYQRKIARNLLWKIQININNLLDDDDPYPTAAVNDKDAPDFKWVAYRYRPIDGRVVSLTTSVSF, encoded by the coding sequence ATGAAAACAGCATCCCCAGAGTCATGCACACGGCACGTCCGTTTTTTTGCCCTAACAGCCGCCCTGCTTTCCGCCGCCCTGCCCTGGCCTGTCGCCTTTGCGCAGGCGACGGGCAATCTTCCCGTTGCAGATGAAGAGCCTATTCTATTGGACCGTTTCGTAGTGAGCACCGAGAAGGATACCGGCTATATAGCCAATTCCACACTTGGCGGCACCCGCACAAACACCGCGCTCAAGGATCTGGCCAATCCGCTCGATATATTCACACCCGAATTGATGAGCGATCTTGGCGTCCAGGATATCCAGGACCTTACAGCCTTTGCCAACGGGGTCGAGACAAACGCCAACGGCGATCATAATTCCGACGGCCAGGAACGCGAGGTCTGGAATTATAATTATATGCAAATCAGGGGGTTCAAGGTAGGCACCCTGACGCGCAATTTCATGGCGCTCAACGCCCAGTTTGAAGCCTACAACTCCGAGCGCGTGGAATTTTCCAAGGGCCCCAATGCGATTCTCTCCGGCATCGGCGATCCCGGCGGCAGCGTGAACTACGGCACCAAAACCCCGAAGCTGCACCGCAGCGCCTATTCCTTCGCCTACCGGACGGATGACTTGGGGAGCCAGCGCCTCAGCATGGATGTCAACCAGGTTTTGATCAAAAACAAACTCGGTCTGCGTTTGAACGCGATGTGGGAGGACGAGGACTTCTACCGCCACCCGGCCTACGAAAAACAAAACGCTTGGCACCTGACCGCGCAATACCGGCCCACCCGTAAAACCGTGATCGACGTAGGGCACGAACGGCGAAGATCCGACCGCGCCAGCCCTCGCGGCGTGTTTCCCACCGACTTGGTTTCGCAATGGGTCGCCGCTGGCAGGCCCGGCGTGACCACCGCGATTCCGGCTTCCGGCAATAATATCATGGTGAACGGCGGCACCACGACGGTCACGGCGGCCTCGCAGGGCATGGCGATTTGGGGCACCACGTGGCTGCTGGACAGCGATGGCGTGGTCAGAAACGGCACGAGAACTGCGCACGGCGTCGCGCTGCCCGTGAACGCGTCGAATCGGGACACGGTGTCCAGCGGATACGATTATCCCCGGGATGTCGTCATCAGCGGCCCCAACGGTATCAATGACAGCGACTGGGATATTACCGAGCTCCGCGTCAGCCAGGTGATAACCAAGAACCTCCAGGTGGAGCTGGCCTATGGGCATTCAAAAAACCATGTGAGGCAGGGCAACAGCGCGAACCGCAACCTGGATATTGACACCAATAACTGGGCGGGTGAAAACGCCCATTTCGGCCAAATGTATGTCCAGACCCAGCCGTTCTGGATTGACCGCGAGTTCAAGATTGACCATTTCCGCGCCAGCGCCTCCTACGAACTTGATCTGGGCAAATGGTTCGGGAAACACCAGCTTGCCGCCGTGATTGAGAATAATGAGAACGAGGAATGGGAGAACAACGGCAGACTCGTGGTCGGGAGCGCTCCCGGCTTTGTCATGCCTGCCACCGGCTATCAGAACACCGCCACTTATTTTTGGATACGTGATTATATGGATCCCGCCTCGGGGAGATGGTCCCAGCGCGATCTGCGCGATCTCTATTATTCCGATGGCTTCACGATCGACGGCGTCACCGCCAAGTATGCGGCCCGGGACAGCTATGCCTTTTATAGGAAGCGGACGGAGCGCGACACCGTGCTCGGTGTGCTGCAGAGCCGCTGGTTCGGCGACCGGGTGATCACTACCATCGGCATCCGCAAGGACTGGGAGAAATTATATGTGGGGGCGACCTATCAGAATACCGACCCTCTGGTCGCGGACGTGGGCATTTTCCGTCCGGGCGCGAGTAACATCGGACAGTCGCATCCCAGGTTCGCCCCGTATCTCACCCCGCCCACCCGAAATTCCGGCTACTCGCGCAATTATGGCGTGGTGGTCCATGTGACCGACTGGCTGAGTTTCACGGGCAATTATACGACCAATATGTCGTTGAGCAGCGAGAGCCGGGACATGTATGGCAAATATCTGTCCCCGGCAGATGGCGAGTCGATGGACTTCGGCGTGCGCCTTAATCTGCTGGACAACCGGCTGCACCTCAACTTCGTCAAGTATGAGACCAGCCAGATCGGTTATCCCACCAATGGCAGCAACGTTAATTCCCCCTTTAGCAACATGAAGGAAATCGAGGAGCTTCTGGTTTATAACAATATCCCCGGGTTCACGGACAGCTTGGTCGGTGTGTTTACCACAACGGAACGGGTGGCAAAGGGGGAGGAGCTGACCATTGTCGGCAACATCACGCGCAACTGGACCATGCGCCTGGCGGCGTCGCGCTCGGTCAACGTGCAGTCAAATATCGCGCCCGATGTCCGGGCGTATTATGCGGCGCACATGCCATTATACAAGGCGCAGAATCCCGCGCTGGTGGCCTCGAACGGCGACACCCTGGCGACCCGCATAAGCGAGGCCGAGAACAGTTTCGCGCTGATGAACGCCCGGGAAGGGACCGAAAACTGGCCGTCCAGTGAATACAATGTCCGCCTCACGGCCAAGTATTCCTTCAGTCGCCCGTCCTTCCTGAAAGGATTATCCATCGGCGGGAATATCCGCTGGGCCAGCGCCCCGGTCATCGGTTATTATAAAACGACCGATTCCGCCGGAACGGCCTACCGCGATACCAGTCGCGCTTGCAAGGGGGACGAAACGTATTTCACAGATTTGTTTGTCAGCTACCAGCGAAAAATAGCCCGCAACCTCTTGTGGAAGATTCAAATCAACATCAACAATCTGCTTGATGATGATGACCCCTACCCGACCGCGGCGGTCAATGACAAGGACGCGCCGGATTTCAAATGGGTGGCCTATCGCTACCGCCCGATTGACGGGCGGGTGGTCTCGCTTACCACCAGCGTCAGCTTCTGA
- a CDS encoding alginate lyase family protein: MRPLFLAFYIFLFASPGGVIAQQAYHLEETEIRLLAGQVHQALKLPISTVTDKTVPPPSGDVHDYVSYARYYWPDPDKPNGLPYIARDGQHNHEQVARGDHARLWNFFQSVEILAADWHVRGDERSARRAGEWLRAWIVTPATRMNPHLEYAQVQLGHNNNHGSNYGVIDARGFGQVIDALRLLHDSPALKPGEESAIKEWFAEYLHWLTTAENAVTEHAMKSNHGSWYLAQAIPIARYVGRDDLALTLCEEAKSLIAEQINADGSIPREIRRVNGLGYSVFNLKAHARTARLAAGLGIDLWNHTAPNGASLRRAVDFLRPYNQAPETWPYSQNARLDPGFLDELVKEMESATSKSSKKITREFAEKQIRRQASPDARMPPNENTHSALWGKNGEAWSPASRLPDFSFAGYARGERSIPDSPVTHNIRDFGAKGDGVTDDSAAFQRAVAAVDPGVILIPAGRYLITDIIDINKSNLVLRGEDPARTILYFPKPLNDIRPDWSKTTTGMRTSNYSWAGGFIWVKGSLGLQKLADITRPAARGATTLTLASTDGLSAGDTIAVCQRDLPDNSLAIHLYSDEPADVANLKGSTKISLPARIVRIDGLTITIDRPLRTDLRLEWKPAVHCHAPTVSEVGVENLTFEFPVTPYGGHFTELGFNAMAFSDVAHCWIRNIRIRNSDSGLMIKGDFCTIDGVVMDSLRAPDKVRGGQGHHGIYLSGNDNLFTHFNIRLQFEHDITMGACSSGNVVSEGWGEDLCLDHHRRAPYENLFTNIDAGAGTHLWRCGGGRALGWHCGARGTFWNIRARQPLAYPPPKFGPWSINVVGLTTKEPSSITTNGLWFETLAPETLLPPNLHLAQRLRRLKESAPVPAE, translated from the coding sequence ATGCGCCCTCTATTCCTTGCCTTCTATATCTTCCTGTTCGCAAGCCCTGGCGGCGTAATCGCCCAGCAAGCTTATCATCTCGAGGAGACGGAAATCCGCCTCCTCGCGGGGCAAGTTCACCAAGCACTCAAGCTGCCTATCTCGACCGTCACCGACAAGACCGTGCCCCCTCCCAGCGGAGATGTTCATGATTATGTAAGTTATGCACGTTATTACTGGCCCGATCCGGACAAGCCCAACGGGCTCCCCTACATTGCCCGGGACGGACAGCATAATCATGAACAGGTGGCGCGCGGCGACCACGCCCGCCTGTGGAATTTCTTTCAATCGGTGGAAATACTCGCCGCGGACTGGCATGTCCGCGGCGACGAGCGATCCGCCCGCCGGGCGGGGGAATGGCTGCGAGCGTGGATCGTCACCCCGGCCACACGCATGAATCCCCATCTTGAGTATGCCCAGGTGCAACTCGGGCATAATAACAATCATGGCAGCAATTATGGAGTGATTGATGCGCGCGGCTTTGGTCAGGTAATCGACGCCCTGCGGCTGCTGCATGATTCGCCTGCCCTCAAGCCCGGCGAAGAATCGGCAATAAAAGAGTGGTTTGCTGAATACCTGCATTGGCTCACCACCGCCGAAAATGCCGTGACCGAACATGCGATGAAAAGCAACCACGGCAGTTGGTATCTGGCGCAGGCCATTCCCATTGCCCGCTATGTCGGGCGCGATGACCTTGCGCTCACGCTCTGTGAAGAGGCCAAGTCCCTGATCGCGGAGCAAATCAACGCGGATGGCAGCATCCCCCGGGAAATCAGGCGCGTAAACGGGTTGGGCTACAGCGTGTTCAACCTGAAAGCCCACGCTCGCACGGCCCGGCTTGCCGCCGGCTTGGGCATTGACCTGTGGAACCACACCGCCCCGAATGGCGCCAGTTTGCGCCGAGCCGTGGATTTTCTCAGACCCTACAACCAAGCTCCCGAGACGTGGCCGTATTCTCAAAACGCCCGGCTCGATCCCGGATTTCTCGACGAACTTGTGAAAGAGATGGAATCCGCCACCTCAAAATCCTCGAAAAAAATCACGCGCGAATTCGCGGAAAAACAGATTCGCCGCCAAGCCAGCCCGGACGCCAGGATGCCGCCAAATGAGAATACACATTCGGCGCTCTGGGGAAAAAACGGCGAGGCCTGGTCTCCGGCCAGCCGCCTGCCCGATTTTTCCTTCGCCGGTTACGCGCGCGGCGAGCGGTCGATTCCCGATTCCCCCGTCACCCACAACATTCGCGATTTCGGCGCAAAGGGAGATGGCGTCACCGACGACAGCGCGGCATTCCAGCGGGCGGTCGCCGCCGTTGATCCCGGAGTGATCCTGATTCCCGCGGGCCGCTATCTGATCACCGATATCATTGATATCAATAAATCCAATCTCGTGCTGCGCGGCGAGGATCCTGCCCGAACCATCCTATATTTTCCAAAACCGCTCAACGACATCCGCCCGGACTGGAGCAAGACCACAACCGGCATGCGGACATCAAATTATTCCTGGGCCGGCGGTTTCATCTGGGTGAAAGGCAGCCTCGGCTTGCAAAAGCTCGCCGACATCACGAGGCCGGCCGCGCGCGGAGCCACGACGCTGACGCTGGCCTCCACTGACGGATTGAGCGCCGGCGACACCATCGCCGTCTGCCAGCGGGATCTGCCCGACAACAGCCTCGCCATTCATCTATATTCCGACGAGCCGGCTGATGTCGCGAATTTGAAGGGCAGCACGAAGATCTCCCTGCCCGCGCGAATCGTCCGGATCGACGGACTGACAATAACCATCGATCGTCCGTTGCGCACAGATTTGCGCCTTGAGTGGAAACCCGCCGTCCATTGTCACGCACCGACGGTGTCCGAGGTGGGTGTCGAGAATCTCACGTTTGAATTTCCCGTCACTCCCTATGGCGGTCATTTCACAGAACTGGGATTCAATGCGATGGCATTCAGCGATGTCGCCCACTGCTGGATTCGCAACATTCGGATTCGCAATTCCGACAGCGGGCTGATGATCAAGGGGGATTTCTGCACGATTGACGGCGTGGTGATGGACTCGCTGCGCGCGCCCGACAAAGTCCGCGGCGGCCAGGGTCATCACGGCATCTACCTTTCGGGCAACGACAACTTGTTCACCCATTTCAATATACGTCTACAATTCGAGCATGATATTACAATGGGAGCCTGCTCCTCAGGCAATGTTGTATCGGAGGGATGGGGTGAGGATCTTTGCCTCGATCATCACCGCCGCGCCCCCTATGAAAATCTATTCACCAACATTGACGCGGGGGCCGGAACGCACCTTTGGCGGTGCGGCGGCGGCAGGGCCCTGGGATGGCATTGCGGGGCGCGCGGCACATTTTGGAATATCCGCGCCCGCCAGCCACTCGCCTACCCTCCGCCGAAGTTCGGCCCTTGGAGCATCAATGTCGTGGGGTTGACCACAAAAGAACCGTCAAGCATCACGACGAACGGGCTCTGGTTCGAGACGCTTGCCCCGGAAACATTACTACCGCCAAACCTGCACCTCGCCCAGCGTCTCCGCCGCTTGAAAGAGTCCGCCCCTGTTCCCGCCGAATAA
- a CDS encoding urea amidolyase associated protein UAAP2: MSTLNYTESPLAPEKAAYRHKIPAGDFWIHKITAGQSVRIVDLEGNQAVDTIFYNAGDFAEYYSAQATIRGQRCIYLTTGTKIISSEGNVMLEITADTCGRHDTLGGACACESNTVRYGHDTKYMHACRQNFLMGLASWPGAACHLNKRDIPANINFFMNVPVTPEGGLMFEDGVSAGGKYVELKAAMDVVCLISNCPQLNNPCNGWNPTPVEVLVWD; encoded by the coding sequence ATGAGCACCCTGAATTACACCGAGAGTCCCCTCGCGCCCGAAAAGGCGGCCTATCGCCACAAGATACCGGCGGGGGATTTCTGGATACACAAGATCACCGCCGGTCAGTCCGTCCGCATCGTCGATCTCGAGGGCAATCAGGCGGTGGACACCATTTTTTACAATGCCGGTGATTTCGCCGAGTATTACAGCGCGCAGGCGACGATCCGCGGGCAGCGCTGCATTTATCTCACCACCGGCACAAAAATCATCTCCAGCGAGGGAAACGTCATGCTTGAGATCACCGCCGACACCTGCGGACGTCACGACACCCTCGGCGGCGCGTGCGCGTGCGAAAGCAACACTGTCCGCTACGGTCACGACACCAAATACATGCACGCCTGCCGCCAGAATTTCCTCATGGGCCTGGCAAGCTGGCCCGGCGCGGCCTGCCACCTGAACAAGCGCGACATCCCGGCCAATATAAATTTTTTCATGAACGTCCCCGTGACCCCGGAAGGCGGCCTGATGTTTGAGGACGGCGTGTCGGCGGGCGGCAAATACGTCGAGCTGAAGGCCGCGATGGATGTCGTGTGCCTCATCTCCAACTGCCCGCAGCTCAACAATCCCTGCAACGGCTGGAATCCCACGCCGGTCGAGGTGCTGGTTTGGGATTGA
- a CDS encoding urea amidolyase associated protein UAAP1 encodes MPLLVPPAPSGTTFTTTRPAGPAPVPPAEIPPERLLYEETLPGGAGWSWSLRRHLTLRLTALENGANVSLICFNRHDLVDRYNMADTLKGQHTAKLTAGYILVSDMGRAMLSITGDTLGWHDAISGHDNAGIVRQKWGERSYQAARNEWFQNSRDHFLMELGKHGLDRRDLVANVNFFSKVTADDEGVMHYVPDHAKAGDFIDLRAEMDLLVILTTCHHPLDTAESYSPKKVKLQLWRSDPPGPGDWCRKYRPENERAFFNSEVLYI; translated from the coding sequence ATGCCACTCCTCGTTCCTCCCGCTCCCTCCGGCACCACTTTCACCACGACGCGCCCCGCCGGCCCGGCTCCCGTTCCCCCGGCGGAGATTCCACCCGAACGCCTCCTTTATGAGGAGACGCTGCCGGGCGGCGCCGGCTGGTCCTGGTCGCTCAGGCGGCACCTCACGCTGCGCCTCACCGCCCTTGAGAACGGTGCGAACGTCTCGCTCATCTGCTTCAACCGGCACGACCTTGTCGACCGCTACAACATGGCGGACACCCTCAAAGGCCAGCACACTGCGAAACTCACCGCGGGATACATCCTCGTTTCCGACATGGGCCGCGCGATGCTTTCCATCACGGGCGACACGCTCGGCTGGCACGACGCCATCAGCGGTCATGACAATGCCGGGATCGTCCGTCAAAAATGGGGCGAGCGTTCCTATCAGGCAGCCCGCAACGAATGGTTTCAAAACAGCCGCGACCATTTCCTGATGGAACTGGGCAAGCACGGGCTCGACCGCCGCGACCTCGTCGCCAACGTGAACTTCTTCAGCAAGGTGACCGCCGATGACGAAGGCGTCATGCATTATGTGCCCGATCACGCAAAGGCGGGCGATTTTATCGACCTGCGCGCCGAGATGGACCTCCTCGTCATCCTGACCACCTGTCATCATCCGCTGGACACGGCGGAAAGCTATTCGCCCAAGAAAGTGAAGCTCCAGCTCTGGCGCTCCGACCCGCCCGGCCCCGGCGACTGGTGCAGGAAATACAGGCCCGAAAACGAAAGGGCGTTCTTCAACAGCGAGGTCCTGTATATATGA
- a CDS encoding glycoside hydrolase family 57, with protein MQPGIVFLPHGNLQYSQLRPDRRGWVAHQSYEALFDLSARHDAPIGFEASGETLEIVAETAPRVLDKLKAGIREGRIEPVASPHTHIMLANIEPEIGLDSLRNGLDTWERLTGARPVTGWNPECSWAGFIPDIFRAAGFEALVGDADSYLLSSVPGLREATGLRFDVRGHSNKNALFKIEQEIAGQPGILQTLFRPNLLPNGLRMILRSDMLCNILLWYLMGATEGNREQPIQTDEVRATLARWRDRIPGGNGFILPYAEDAEYVGTTAYFYVKQFGLARFFEPAPDSITRFEETLCVARELGYRLMTPRDAVAAYETIPASGFECVESGCAWHGGTAKAWTNTPHARLLDPVCRSVFQGLKAVAAHLGIEEMRRDAEFREIMRRIGTAYVSDARWPPKPTSPGRFNVAEALSALEQANHGVEAIMSSRGIAAYRGLYSPGIMRTQIAAIREELMAMPYFEEQSAISPEPTLST; from the coding sequence ATGCAACCTGGCATTGTTTTTCTACCTCACGGCAATTTGCAGTATTCCCAGCTCCGCCCGGACCGGCGCGGATGGGTCGCGCACCAGTCCTATGAGGCACTATTCGATCTCTCGGCACGCCATGACGCGCCGATCGGTTTTGAAGCGTCCGGCGAAACGCTCGAAATCGTGGCGGAAACCGCGCCGCGGGTGCTGGATAAACTCAAGGCCGGCATCCGCGAAGGCCGCATCGAGCCGGTGGCCTCTCCGCACACCCACATCATGCTGGCCAATATCGAGCCCGAAATCGGTCTCGACTCGCTGCGCAACGGCCTCGACACATGGGAACGGCTCACAGGCGCGCGCCCGGTCACGGGATGGAATCCGGAATGCAGCTGGGCTGGTTTTATTCCCGATATTTTCCGCGCGGCCGGCTTCGAGGCACTGGTTGGCGATGCGGACTCCTATTTGCTGTCCAGCGTGCCGGGCTTGAGGGAAGCCACCGGGCTTCGGTTCGATGTGCGGGGCCACAGCAACAAAAATGCCTTGTTCAAAATCGAGCAGGAAATCGCCGGCCAGCCCGGGATCTTGCAAACCCTGTTTCGCCCCAATCTGCTCCCCAACGGGCTCAGGATGATTCTGCGTTCGGACATGCTTTGCAATATACTCCTCTGGTATCTCATGGGCGCGACCGAGGGAAACCGCGAGCAGCCCATCCAGACCGACGAGGTTCGCGCCACGCTGGCCCGCTGGCGCGACCGCATTCCCGGCGGCAATGGCTTTATTCTGCCGTATGCGGAGGACGCCGAGTATGTCGGCACCACGGCCTATTTTTATGTAAAGCAATTCGGCCTTGCCCGTTTCTTCGAACCCGCGCCCGACAGCATCACTCGATTTGAAGAGACGCTCTGTGTCGCCCGCGAGCTCGGTTACCGCCTGATGACTCCGCGTGATGCCGTGGCCGCCTACGAAACGATACCCGCGAGCGGATTCGAATGCGTCGAGAGCGGCTGTGCCTGGCACGGAGGCACGGCCAAGGCCTGGACAAACACACCGCACGCGCGCCTGCTGGACCCGGTTTGCCGCAGCGTCTTTCAGGGACTCAAGGCCGTTGCCGCGCATCTGGGCATCGAGGAGATGCGCCGCGACGCCGAGTTCCGCGAGATCATGCGCCGGATCGGAACCGCCTATGTCAGCGACGCCCGCTGGCCTCCGAAACCGACCTCGCCCGGGCGTTTCAATGTAGCGGAAGCGCTCAGCGCGCTGGAACAGGCCAATCACGGCGTCGAGGCAATCATGTCAAGCCGCGGCATAGCCGCATATCGCGGGCTCTATTCCCCCGGCATCATGCGCACCCAGATCGCCGCCATCCGCGAGGAGCTTATGGCCATGCCTTATTTCGAAGAACAATCCGCCATCAGCCCCGAGCCCACGCTCAGCACATGA